From Cellulosimicrobium sp. ES-005, one genomic window encodes:
- a CDS encoding histidine kinase, with protein MRTEAGDADDARRVAPGRSGWRAASRSIPQVWRIEDRRNDLFSAVTTFVLGWVLLEVGLVGLVRAPFVVEPAEPWWRVALLGVGCLLILVKRAHPVLALLGGVAVTAVDIRWGGSLAITLVLWDLLYAAALWSGPRARAWLWGVAVTVAVLGSVAAGEAARDVRQFVYMGLQLGAVLLVPMWWATNVRTKSELAEIAGERADLAAREAEAAARTADLERQRASDLERIAELDRHEAVQAERAAMARDLHDVIASHLSTIAIHSGAALALPPDAAKDRAALEQVRSSAVASLDEMRSMILLLRTEGRRDDVPDAVAAPGRLTGLDALLDAARATTAVTLDDPDRVVESALPAAADQALFRIAQEAVTNALKHAPGSPVAVRVVRDGSAVVLEVRDDGAPGSAAPVEAPLSAGTGLLTMRERADGLGGTFDAGPTTAGGWVVRAAVPVAGGPSEKEDA; from the coding sequence GTGAGGACGGAGGCGGGCGACGCGGACGACGCGCGGCGCGTCGCGCCCGGACGCAGCGGGTGGCGGGCCGCGAGCCGGTCGATCCCCCAGGTGTGGCGCATCGAGGACCGCCGGAACGACCTCTTCTCCGCCGTCACGACGTTCGTCCTCGGGTGGGTCCTCCTCGAGGTGGGTCTGGTCGGGCTCGTCCGGGCGCCCTTCGTCGTCGAGCCGGCGGAGCCGTGGTGGCGCGTCGCGCTGCTCGGGGTCGGCTGCCTCCTCATCCTCGTCAAGCGCGCCCACCCGGTCCTGGCGCTCCTCGGGGGCGTCGCCGTCACCGCCGTCGACATCCGGTGGGGCGGCAGCCTCGCGATCACGCTCGTCCTGTGGGACCTGCTCTACGCCGCCGCGCTGTGGTCGGGGCCGCGGGCACGCGCGTGGCTCTGGGGGGTTGCCGTGACCGTCGCCGTCCTGGGCTCCGTCGCGGCGGGCGAGGCCGCGCGCGACGTGCGGCAGTTCGTCTACATGGGTCTCCAGCTCGGTGCCGTGCTCCTCGTGCCGATGTGGTGGGCGACCAACGTGCGCACCAAGAGCGAGCTCGCCGAGATCGCGGGCGAGCGCGCCGACCTCGCGGCGCGCGAGGCCGAGGCCGCGGCGCGCACGGCCGACCTGGAGCGGCAGCGCGCGAGCGACCTCGAGCGCATCGCCGAGCTCGACCGGCACGAGGCGGTGCAGGCGGAGCGCGCCGCGATGGCGCGCGACCTGCACGACGTCATCGCGTCGCACCTGTCGACCATCGCGATCCACTCCGGTGCCGCGCTCGCGCTCCCGCCCGACGCCGCGAAGGACCGGGCCGCGCTCGAGCAGGTGCGCTCCAGCGCCGTCGCGTCCCTGGACGAGATGCGGTCGATGATCCTGCTGCTCCGCACGGAGGGGCGGCGCGACGACGTCCCCGACGCCGTGGCCGCGCCCGGCCGGCTCACGGGCCTCGACGCCCTGCTCGACGCCGCGCGCGCGACCACCGCGGTCACGCTCGACGACCCCGACCGCGTCGTCGAGTCGGCACTGCCCGCCGCGGCGGACCAGGCGCTGTTCCGGATCGCGCAGGAGGCCGTGACCAACGCGCTCAAGCACGCGCCGGGCTCGCCCGTGGCGGTGCGGGTCGTCCGCGACGGGTCGGCCGTCGTGCTCGAGGTGCGCGACGACGGCGCGCCGGGCTCGGCGGCGCCGGTCGAGGCACCGCTGAGCGCCGGAACCGGGCTGCTGACCATGCGGGAGCGGGCGGACGGCCTCGGCGGGACGTTCGACGCCGGGCCGACGACGGCCGGCGGGTGGGTCGTGCGCGCGGCCGTCCCGGTCGCCGGAGGCCCGAGCGAGAAGGAGGACGCGTGA
- a CDS encoding GAP family protein: MDIPLDLDAVGGPGLGLAAMAGVLVVLALIDSTSFGTLLIPVWLLLAPGRLRAGRVLVYLGTVAAFYLAVGIVVLLGAGAFLDRFGDALDTRAAAIVQLLLGIGLFALSFRFDSKRAARRDAQASAAAPATVGALPAGRGDATGVTRGTTSAPRPGRLSRWRERALGIEADAAGAGAEQARPSVLPLMGLALGAVALEVGTMLPYLAAIGLLTTSDVGWPATGGILAAYCVVMIAPALLLLLGRLVAARAVDPLLRRLDAWLTRNATDMTGWVLGILGVLLALNAFGRLGWT, from the coding sequence ATGGACATCCCTCTCGACCTCGACGCCGTCGGTGGGCCCGGCCTGGGGCTCGCCGCGATGGCGGGCGTGCTCGTCGTGCTGGCCCTCATCGACTCCACGAGCTTCGGCACGCTGCTGATCCCCGTCTGGCTGCTCCTCGCCCCGGGCCGCCTGCGCGCCGGGCGCGTGCTCGTCTACCTCGGCACGGTCGCGGCGTTCTACCTGGCCGTCGGGATCGTCGTGCTGCTCGGCGCGGGCGCGTTCCTCGACCGGTTCGGCGACGCCCTGGACACGCGTGCCGCCGCGATCGTGCAGCTCCTCCTCGGCATCGGGCTGTTCGCGCTGAGCTTCCGCTTCGACAGCAAGCGCGCGGCCCGGCGGGACGCCCAGGCGTCCGCCGCGGCGCCGGCGACCGTCGGCGCTCTGCCCGCCGGCCGGGGCGACGCGACAGGCGTGACGCGGGGGACGACGTCCGCCCCGCGTCCGGGGCGGCTGTCCCGCTGGCGCGAGCGCGCGCTGGGCATCGAGGCGGACGCGGCCGGTGCCGGTGCGGAGCAGGCCCGCCCCTCCGTGCTGCCGCTCATGGGGCTCGCGCTCGGCGCCGTCGCGCTCGAGGTCGGGACGATGCTGCCGTACCTCGCGGCGATCGGGCTGCTCACGACGTCGGACGTCGGCTGGCCCGCGACCGGCGGCATCCTCGCGGCCTACTGCGTCGTGATGATCGCGCCCGCGCTCCTGCTGCTGCTCGGGCGCCTCGTCGCCGCGCGCGCGGTGGACCCGCTGCTGCGCCGGCTCGACGCGTGGCTGACGAGGAACGCGACCGACATGACCGGCTGGGTGCTGGGGATCCTCGGCGTCCTGCTCGCGCTGAACGCGTTCGGCCGCCTCGGCTGGACCTGA
- a CDS encoding SPFH domain-containing protein: protein MFDDTNLITTLAIVALVIAFFAVVIFISKRIRRVPPNEALVIVGRGAGRKEAAGSGQKVVVGGRTFVWPILQQGFSISLEQRQIGITVEGVDKNRIKIAIKASINFKVRGDEEGVRRAAQRFLSQQGTLTEIIKESLEGSLRSIVGDMTIEQIISDRKGLSDRVVESTKADLSEQGLQVDLLNISDISTPGSDYLANLGRAESARARQVAEVSEAEAQRASEFAVIEAAEQIAERQKALDLKRAAIKADTDRANAEAEAAGQLARAEQDRLVAQQEREALAEQARVTQERLDIEIRKPAEAKAYAEVQEANARRDAANAATEADAYKRTVIAEANKTAAIQDAEASAQAVRRAGEAERDRQVALAAGIKAEGEARAAAIEAEGRAEAAATDAKADALQKYGEAALVQELIERLPEIVRAAAEPIGNIQGMTVVSTDGASAVTKNVASVLGEGQGVIKQLTGVDINQLIANLAGTQLTGPGEKSSNGTSH, encoded by the coding sequence ATGTTCGACGACACGAACCTCATCACGACCCTGGCGATCGTCGCCCTGGTCATCGCGTTCTTCGCGGTGGTCATCTTCATCAGCAAGCGCATCCGCCGCGTCCCGCCGAACGAGGCCCTGGTCATCGTCGGCCGCGGCGCGGGCCGCAAGGAGGCCGCGGGCAGCGGGCAGAAGGTCGTCGTCGGCGGCCGCACGTTCGTCTGGCCGATCCTCCAGCAGGGCTTCTCCATCTCGCTCGAGCAGCGCCAGATCGGCATCACGGTCGAGGGCGTGGACAAGAACCGCATCAAGATCGCCATCAAGGCGTCGATCAACTTCAAGGTCCGCGGCGACGAGGAGGGCGTGCGTCGCGCGGCCCAGCGGTTCCTCTCCCAGCAGGGCACGCTGACGGAGATCATCAAGGAGTCCCTCGAGGGCTCGCTGCGCTCCATCGTGGGCGACATGACGATCGAGCAGATCATCTCCGACCGCAAGGGCCTGTCCGACCGCGTCGTCGAGTCCACCAAGGCCGACCTCTCGGAGCAGGGCCTCCAGGTCGATCTGCTCAACATCTCCGACATCTCGACGCCGGGCTCGGACTACCTGGCCAACCTCGGCCGCGCCGAGTCGGCCCGCGCCCGCCAGGTCGCCGAGGTCTCCGAGGCCGAGGCGCAGCGCGCGTCCGAGTTCGCCGTCATCGAGGCGGCCGAGCAGATCGCCGAGCGCCAGAAGGCGCTCGACCTCAAGCGCGCCGCGATCAAGGCCGACACCGACCGCGCGAACGCCGAGGCCGAGGCCGCGGGCCAGCTCGCCCGCGCCGAGCAGGACCGTCTCGTCGCGCAGCAGGAGCGCGAGGCGCTCGCCGAGCAGGCCCGCGTGACGCAGGAGCGCCTCGACATCGAGATCCGCAAGCCCGCCGAGGCCAAGGCGTACGCGGAGGTCCAGGAGGCGAACGCTCGCCGTGACGCCGCGAACGCCGCGACCGAGGCCGACGCGTACAAGCGCACCGTCATCGCCGAGGCGAACAAGACGGCCGCGATCCAGGACGCCGAGGCGTCCGCGCAGGCCGTGCGTCGCGCCGGTGAGGCCGAGCGCGACCGCCAGGTCGCTCTCGCGGCCGGTATCAAGGCCGAGGGTGAGGCCCGCGCCGCGGCGATCGAGGCCGAGGGTCGCGCCGAGGCGGCGGCGACCGACGCCAAGGCCGACGCGCTCCAGAAGTACGGCGAGGCGGCGCTCGTCCAGGAGCTCATCGAGCGCCTGCCGGAGATCGTGCGGGCCGCGGCCGAGCCCATCGGCAACATCCAGGGCATGACCGTCGTCTCGACCGACGGCGCGTCCGCGGTCACCAAGAACGTCGCGTCCGTCCTCGGCGAGGGGCAGGGCGTCATCAAGCAGCTCACCGGCGTCGACATCAACCAGCTCATCGCCAACCTCGCGGGGACGCAGCTCACGGGCCCGGGCGAGAAGTCGTCGAACGGCACCTCGCACTGA
- a CDS encoding NfeD family protein, which translates to MIAFIVIGIAGLALLLLSLLVGEIVDLGDGAVSGTTLGVGGVVFGAVGVIVASNDLPTWLAYVGSLVVALIVMVLVQALVKHLRESEDGVPTSLVGVQGTATTAIDPSRGEVSLDAAHELERRLAWADEPIPEGARVVVLEQSGSRVRVQRHYPND; encoded by the coding sequence ATGATCGCGTTCATCGTCATCGGCATCGCCGGACTCGCCCTCCTGCTCCTCTCGCTGCTCGTCGGCGAGATCGTCGACCTGGGTGACGGCGCGGTGTCCGGGACGACGCTCGGCGTGGGTGGCGTGGTCTTCGGCGCCGTCGGCGTGATCGTGGCGTCCAACGACCTGCCGACGTGGCTCGCGTACGTGGGGTCGCTCGTCGTGGCGCTGATCGTGATGGTGCTCGTCCAGGCCCTGGTGAAGCACCTGCGGGAGTCGGAGGACGGTGTGCCCACCTCCCTGGTGGGCGTGCAGGGCACCGCGACGACCGCGATCGACCCGTCCCGCGGCGAGGTCTCGCTGGACGCCGCGCACGAGCTCGAGCGCCGCCTCGCCTGGGCGGACGAGCCCATCCCGGAGGGCGCGCGCGTCGTCGTGCTCGAGCAGTCCGGGAGCCGCGTGCGCGTCCAGCGCCACTACCCCAACGACTGA
- a CDS encoding ATP-binding protein, with protein MRARLTLRARLTLVYGGAFALAGAVLVTVMYVLVAAAIDRQPLDTVGIAAYEVTYGTTAPLATAAPLSGAPARTTTGTTAPAEAILDSPIDSWAAVQATDAETLQDVRDLVVAQNREARDATLGSVLLWSVVALAVIGVLAVAFGWVMATRVLAPLHRVTATARRVAENNLHERIALDGPEDEMKDLADTFDEMLDRLDRSFDGQRRFVANASHELRTPLTINRTVLEVALQDPDAPAPTRHLGNTLLAVNARHERLIEGLLTLAAADQTPGERSPVDLAEVVDQVRRASAATARDAGVELRVVPDGGAGTVPDDGGATTSGDPVLLERLVQNLVDNAVRHNDPGGFVEVSARRVDGTVEVRVENSGPVVPSSAVESLFEPFRRLGRDGAAADRSAGFVRGGVGLGLSIVRSVASAHDGTVQAVPRDGGGLVVRARFAAA; from the coding sequence GTGAGGGCGCGCCTCACGCTCCGCGCCCGGCTCACCCTCGTCTACGGCGGCGCGTTCGCACTGGCCGGGGCCGTGCTGGTGACGGTCATGTACGTCCTCGTCGCCGCGGCGATCGACCGCCAGCCGCTCGACACCGTGGGGATCGCCGCCTACGAGGTCACGTACGGGACGACGGCACCCCTCGCCACGGCCGCACCGCTGAGCGGCGCCCCGGCACGCACGACGACCGGGACGACCGCACCTGCCGAGGCGATCCTCGACTCGCCGATCGACTCGTGGGCCGCCGTGCAGGCGACCGACGCCGAGACGCTCCAGGACGTCCGCGATCTCGTCGTGGCCCAGAACCGCGAGGCCCGTGACGCGACCCTCGGCTCGGTGCTCCTGTGGTCCGTCGTCGCGCTCGCGGTGATCGGCGTGCTCGCGGTGGCGTTCGGCTGGGTCATGGCCACGCGGGTCCTGGCTCCGCTGCACCGGGTCACGGCGACGGCGCGCCGGGTGGCCGAGAACAACCTCCACGAGCGCATCGCGCTCGACGGTCCGGAGGACGAGATGAAGGACCTCGCGGACACCTTCGACGAGATGCTCGACCGCCTCGACCGCTCGTTCGACGGGCAGCGGCGCTTCGTCGCGAACGCGTCGCACGAGCTCCGCACGCCCCTGACCATCAACCGGACCGTGCTGGAGGTCGCGCTCCAGGACCCGGACGCGCCCGCTCCGACCCGCCACCTGGGGAACACCCTGCTCGCCGTCAACGCGCGGCACGAACGGCTCATCGAAGGGCTGCTGACGCTCGCTGCCGCGGACCAGACACCGGGCGAGCGTTCTCCCGTCGACCTCGCCGAGGTCGTGGACCAGGTCCGGCGCGCCTCGGCCGCGACGGCGCGGGACGCGGGCGTCGAGCTGCGGGTCGTCCCGGACGGCGGCGCCGGGACCGTGCCCGACGACGGCGGCGCCACGACGTCCGGCGACCCGGTCCTGCTCGAGCGCCTCGTGCAGAACCTGGTCGACAACGCCGTCCGCCACAACGATCCCGGCGGGTTCGTCGAGGTGTCCGCGCGCCGCGTCGACGGGACGGTCGAGGTGCGGGTCGAGAACTCCGGGCCGGTGGTCCCGTCCTCCGCGGTCGAGTCGCTGTTCGAGCCCTTCCGGCGGCTCGGCCGCGACGGCGCCGCGGCGGACCGCAGCGCGGGCTTCGTCCGGGGCGGTGTCGGGCTCGGGCTCTCCATCGTCCGGTCGGTCGCTTCCGCCCACGACGGCACCGTGCAGGCCGTGCCGCGCGACGGGGGCGGGCTCGTCGTGCGCGCCCGGTTCGCCGCGGCCTGA
- a CDS encoding response regulator transcription factor, with the protein MRVLVVEDEELIADAVATGLRREAIAVDVALDGRAAMDRVGVHDYDVVVLDRDLPGVHGDDVCRAIVTSGLDARVLMLTAAADVRDRVDGLDLGADDYLAKPFAFVELLARVRALGRRARPAAPPVLERAGLRLDTTRREVYRDGRYVPLARKEFGVLEELLRADGGVVSAEHLLEKVWDENIDPFTGVVRFTMMQLRKKLGDPRLVETVTGVGYRVP; encoded by the coding sequence ATGCGGGTACTGGTGGTGGAGGACGAGGAGCTCATCGCGGACGCCGTCGCGACGGGCCTGCGCCGCGAGGCGATCGCCGTCGACGTCGCGCTCGACGGGCGCGCCGCGATGGACCGCGTGGGCGTGCACGACTACGACGTGGTCGTGCTCGACCGCGACCTGCCCGGCGTCCACGGCGACGACGTCTGCCGCGCGATCGTCACCTCGGGCCTCGACGCGCGGGTCCTCATGCTCACCGCGGCCGCCGACGTCCGCGACCGCGTCGACGGGCTCGACCTGGGCGCGGACGACTACCTCGCGAAGCCCTTCGCGTTCGTCGAGCTGCTCGCTCGGGTCCGCGCGCTCGGGCGGCGGGCCCGCCCGGCCGCGCCCCCGGTCCTGGAGCGGGCCGGGCTCCGGCTCGACACGACGCGGCGTGAGGTCTACCGGGACGGGCGGTACGTGCCGCTCGCCCGCAAGGAGTTCGGCGTCCTCGAGGAGCTCTTGCGCGCCGACGGCGGGGTCGTGTCCGCCGAGCATCTCCTGGAGAAGGTGTGGGACGAGAACATCGACCCGTTCACGGGCGTCGTGCGGTTCACGATGATGCAGCTGCGCAAGAAGCTGGGCGATCCCCGGCTCGTCGAGACCGTGACCGGCGTCGGGTACCGGGTCCCGTGA
- a CDS encoding peptidoglycan-binding protein, which produces MKRPGGRARRAVVAASATAVALLAASAFALWGPGRDAEPDDPGATAARETATVTRETLVERTSENGTLGYGETAVHGTEGGGTVTWLPDVGTVVGRGEPLFRVDERPVVLLVGDLPMYRELGPGSRGEDVRQLEANLAALGYGGFTQDDRFTDQTSAAVRQWQKDLGVERTGRVGPDLVLVQPGPLRVAEHEVPLGAPAGPELVATTGTERSVVVDLDLDRRQVAVEGATVSVRLPDGTTVDGTVTAVGPPETSEDPSGVPGSESTTVPVTVVLVDGADAAEDGPVKVELVSAERADVLTVPVAALLALAEGGYGVEVVDDGASGPGRIVAVGTGMFADGRVEVTGELAEGDTVVVPS; this is translated from the coding sequence GTGAAGCGGCCGGGCGGACGGGCGCGGCGCGCCGTCGTGGCGGCGAGCGCGACCGCCGTGGCGCTGCTCGCGGCGTCGGCATTCGCGCTCTGGGGGCCCGGGCGCGACGCCGAGCCCGACGACCCCGGCGCGACGGCCGCGCGCGAGACCGCGACCGTCACGCGCGAGACCCTCGTCGAGCGGACGAGCGAGAACGGCACGCTCGGCTACGGCGAGACCGCCGTGCACGGCACCGAGGGCGGTGGGACGGTCACGTGGCTCCCCGACGTGGGCACCGTCGTCGGGCGGGGCGAGCCGCTCTTCCGCGTCGACGAGCGGCCCGTCGTCCTGCTGGTGGGCGACCTGCCGATGTACCGCGAGCTCGGGCCTGGGTCGCGCGGGGAGGACGTGCGCCAGCTCGAGGCGAACCTCGCCGCCCTCGGCTACGGGGGGTTCACCCAGGACGACCGCTTCACGGACCAGACGAGCGCGGCGGTGCGGCAGTGGCAGAAGGACCTGGGGGTCGAGCGGACGGGCCGGGTCGGTCCGGACCTGGTCCTCGTCCAGCCCGGGCCGCTCCGGGTCGCGGAGCACGAGGTGCCGCTCGGCGCGCCGGCCGGCCCCGAGCTCGTGGCCACGACCGGGACGGAGCGGTCCGTCGTCGTCGACCTGGACCTCGACCGGCGGCAGGTCGCGGTCGAGGGCGCGACGGTCTCGGTCCGGCTCCCCGACGGGACGACGGTGGACGGCACGGTCACCGCGGTGGGTCCGCCCGAGACGAGCGAGGACCCGAGCGGGGTCCCGGGCTCGGAGTCGACGACGGTCCCGGTCACCGTGGTGCTCGTCGACGGCGCGGACGCCGCCGAGGACGGCCCGGTGAAGGTCGAGCTCGTGTCGGCGGAGCGCGCCGACGTGCTGACGGTCCCGGTGGCGGCGTTGCTCGCGCTCGCCGAGGGCGGCTACGGCGTCGAGGTCGTGGACGACGGCGCGTCGGGACCGGGCCGGATCGTGGCGGTCGGGACGGGCATGTTCGCGGACGGCCGCGTCGAGGTCACGGGCGAGCTGGCCGAGGGCGACACCGTCGTGGTGCCGTCATGA
- a CDS encoding ABC transporter ATP-binding protein, with the protein MRDDSPVVTLHDVSRTYPGGVTALHDVHLDVARGELAAIVGPSGSGKSTMLNVIGTLDRPTSGRVLVDGFLVADLTDRELSALRASRIGFVFQQFHLAAGVSALDNVADGLLYRGVGRRERRRRAAEALERVGLAHRLDHRPHELSGGEKQRVAIARAVVGEPPLLLADEPTGALDTASGRGVMDVLRGLHRDGTTVLVITHDRELAASLPRQVVMRDGGVVDDAGPGRPVPLAAASANAEEAC; encoded by the coding sequence ATGAGGGACGACTCGCCCGTCGTCACGCTCCACGACGTCTCCCGGACCTATCCCGGCGGGGTCACCGCGCTGCACGACGTGCACCTCGACGTCGCGCGCGGCGAGCTCGCCGCCATCGTGGGCCCGTCGGGGTCGGGGAAGTCGACGATGCTCAACGTCATCGGCACCCTCGACCGCCCGACGTCGGGCCGCGTGCTGGTCGACGGCTTCCTCGTCGCCGACCTCACGGACCGGGAGCTGTCGGCGCTGCGCGCGAGCCGGATCGGCTTCGTGTTCCAGCAGTTCCACCTCGCGGCGGGCGTCTCGGCGCTCGACAACGTCGCCGACGGGCTCCTGTACCGCGGGGTCGGGCGGCGCGAGCGCCGTCGGCGCGCGGCCGAGGCGCTGGAGCGGGTCGGCCTCGCGCACCGGCTCGACCACCGCCCCCACGAGCTGTCGGGCGGGGAGAAGCAGCGCGTCGCCATCGCACGCGCGGTCGTCGGGGAGCCGCCGCTGCTGCTCGCGGACGAGCCGACCGGCGCGCTCGACACGGCGTCGGGACGGGGTGTGATGGACGTGCTGCGCGGCCTGCACCGCGACGGCACGACGGTCCTCGTCATCACGCACGACCGGGAGCTCGCCGCGTCGCTGCCCCGGCAGGTGGTGATGCGCGACGGCGGCGTGGTGGACGACGCCGGACCTGGACGCCCCGTGCCGCTCGCCGCCGCCTCGGCGAATGCGGAGGAGGCGTGCTGA
- a CDS encoding ABC transporter permease has product MLRPARLRPVDLLRVGATGLRTRPLRAVLSALGIAIGIAAMVAVVGISTSSRAELDRTLEALGTNLLTVAPGQTLFGEDATLPEESVDMVRRIGPVLSATSVGRLDAHAYRSDLVPEEESGGIGVYAADLDLLDTVGGRVRDGSWLTEATGRFRAVVLGHKTAERLGIAEPRPDVQVWVGDRWFTVVGILDPVPLAPEMDLAVLVGRDAAATYLDWDGKPTRIYTRTHEAAVEQVRAVLGQTANPAAPNEVDVSRPSDALAAQEATDRTFTGLLLGLGAVALLVGGIGVANTMVISVLERRAEIGLRRALGATRGQVRGQFLVESLVLSALGGAAGVAIGYAITAGYAGSQGWPVAVPLVVALGGVGATVVIGAAAGLYPAVRAARLAPTEALATP; this is encoded by the coding sequence GTGCTGAGGCCGGCGCGGCTGCGGCCCGTGGACCTGCTGCGCGTGGGCGCCACGGGGCTGCGCACGCGGCCCCTGCGCGCGGTGCTGTCGGCGCTGGGCATCGCGATCGGGATCGCCGCGATGGTCGCGGTCGTCGGGATCTCCACGTCGTCGCGCGCCGAGCTGGACCGGACACTGGAGGCGCTGGGCACGAACCTGCTCACCGTCGCCCCGGGCCAGACCTTGTTCGGCGAGGACGCCACGCTGCCCGAGGAGTCCGTCGACATGGTGCGGCGCATCGGACCGGTCCTCTCCGCGACGTCCGTGGGGCGGCTCGACGCGCACGCGTACCGGAGCGACCTCGTCCCCGAGGAGGAGTCCGGGGGCATCGGCGTGTACGCCGCCGACCTCGACCTCCTCGACACCGTCGGGGGCCGCGTGCGCGACGGCTCCTGGCTGACGGAGGCCACGGGACGGTTCCGTGCCGTCGTCCTCGGCCACAAGACCGCGGAGCGGCTGGGCATCGCCGAGCCGCGGCCCGACGTCCAGGTGTGGGTCGGAGACCGCTGGTTCACGGTCGTCGGGATCCTCGACCCGGTGCCGCTCGCCCCCGAGATGGACCTCGCCGTCCTCGTCGGGCGCGACGCGGCCGCCACGTACCTCGACTGGGACGGGAAGCCGACGCGCATCTACACCCGGACCCACGAGGCCGCGGTCGAGCAGGTGCGGGCCGTGCTCGGGCAGACGGCCAACCCGGCGGCGCCCAACGAGGTGGACGTCTCGCGCCCGTCGGACGCGCTCGCCGCCCAGGAGGCGACCGACCGGACGTTCACGGGGCTGCTGCTCGGGCTCGGCGCCGTGGCGCTGCTGGTCGGCGGGATCGGCGTCGCCAACACGATGGTGATCTCGGTGCTCGAGCGCCGGGCGGAGATCGGGCTGCGGCGTGCGCTGGGGGCCACACGAGGGCAGGTCCGGGGCCAGTTCCTCGTGGAGTCGCTCGTGCTCTCGGCGCTCGGCGGCGCGGCGGGCGTCGCGATCGGGTACGCCATCACGGCCGGCTACGCCGGCTCGCAGGGCTGGCCCGTCGCGGTGCCGCTCGTCGTCGCGCTCGGGGGCGTGGGCGCGACGGTCGTGATCGGTGCCGCGGCGGGCCTCTACCCGGCCGTCCGTGCCGCGCGCCTCGCCCCGACGGAGGCGCTCGCGACGCCGTGA
- a CDS encoding aminoglycoside phosphotransferase family protein — protein sequence MLTKTSVTHDQLAAIVAPLGEAVRSEALSGGMFASVFAVDLAPRPGGDAPDGAPVRVVVKVTGADTSRLLRYEHGILATEDAAYRAAHAAGLPVPRVLHADLTREHVDGDALVVTFLDGALWSGRELDAAATAVVRRGLGSFMARLHVITGDRFGYPAPASDLAAATWPDAFARMVGAVLDDARRWGVELPEARVLDAVARHRDLLARVTVPRLVHADLWPGNVLLGRADDGAAVADVDAGPTIVGVLDAERSLWGDPLFELAGADQLGAGPVDPDLLAGYAAAGGDLGLGDGTPGSGDADAWTRLRLYRAYLACLLVVEVVPRAYEGDWVEGYAATARANLGRMLDALGS from the coding sequence GTGCTCACCAAGACGTCGGTCACGCACGACCAGCTCGCCGCGATCGTGGCCCCGCTCGGCGAGGCCGTGCGGAGCGAGGCGCTGAGCGGGGGGATGTTCGCGAGCGTCTTCGCCGTGGACCTCGCCCCGCGCCCCGGCGGGGACGCGCCCGACGGCGCGCCCGTGCGCGTCGTCGTCAAGGTCACCGGGGCGGACACGTCGCGCCTGCTGCGCTACGAGCACGGGATCCTCGCCACGGAGGACGCCGCGTACCGGGCCGCGCACGCGGCCGGGCTGCCCGTCCCGCGCGTCCTGCACGCCGACCTCACGCGCGAGCACGTCGACGGCGACGCGCTCGTCGTCACGTTCCTCGACGGCGCCCTGTGGAGCGGGCGCGAGCTCGACGCCGCGGCCACCGCGGTCGTGCGCCGCGGGCTCGGGTCGTTCATGGCCCGGCTGCACGTCATCACGGGCGACCGGTTCGGGTACCCGGCCCCGGCGTCGGACCTGGCCGCGGCGACGTGGCCCGACGCGTTCGCGCGCATGGTCGGGGCCGTGCTCGACGACGCGCGCCGGTGGGGCGTGGAGCTCCCCGAGGCCCGGGTGCTCGACGCCGTCGCGCGCCACCGCGACCTGCTCGCCCGGGTGACGGTCCCCCGGCTCGTGCACGCGGACCTGTGGCCGGGGAACGTGCTGCTCGGCCGCGCCGACGACGGCGCGGCCGTCGCCGACGTCGACGCGGGACCCACGATCGTCGGCGTGCTCGACGCGGAGCGGTCGCTGTGGGGCGACCCGCTGTTCGAGCTCGCGGGCGCGGACCAGCTCGGGGCCGGACCGGTCGACCCCGACCTCCTCGCGGGCTACGCCGCCGCGGGCGGCGACCTCGGCCTGGGCGACGGCACCCCGGGGTCGGGCGACGCCGACGCGTGGACGCGGCTGCGCCTGTACCGGGCGTACCTCGCGTGCCTGCTCGTCGTCGAGGTCGTGCCGCGCGCCTACGAGGGCGACTGGGTCGAGGGGTACGCCGCGACCGCGCGGGCGAACCTCGGTCGGATGCTGGACGCCCTGGGGTCCTGA